In Pseudomonas fluorescens, one genomic interval encodes:
- a CDS encoding PIG-L family deacetylase, translating into MHLPARIERVKKVRSPGVTALWLAVVLLLTACQAQVSRLAPEANIADRQNCHGVHLVNVVAHMDDDLLFIDPRISQVLAAGGCVTSIFMNGGSSGAGFDYVLKRESASRKAYEKMLGFATGWTPNLIFTDSAIVMSVKANERPGLKLIYLRVPGGDVRGGDVPLADLLDLDKTVRSWPYLDSASGPVNLYSRTSFVQLLTELIVNEGATRVYALNPDTVAYTEHPDHIYSARLTRLALRGISADIPVIYHETYPSAAVAPNVDPAAVQAKRHVVASYFHFEGAEPVSSAYSEATWNGNWVARLNFTLSHAHAAGPLVNIPFRPLVNFQTQQCLVANGLGQQVTLDGCEPDADQRWAFVPSDIAVGASRGVALLKTASGHCIARQNGQLIERACESNEPSQHWTPWDFGKIYVPGAQGQCLDGVQPSLIADCMEFAGSTLWVRSVDNIDSNDSMEVALTGDVIGDGTNRTVQVQRRQDGPGVDIWVTSLDADAIASEKWYENRPPFDPDSFDSGCATAICYDATRYLLADFTGDGKADLMAISPGKADETIFRLLKNEGGHFADPIIWRSVQQGHAYRQAQQYLAGDFRGVGKQDVLIVQTLNNTVSDFWLMENKGASLGVPAHWGDARKNPLPAHFYSARLDNDGKDDVLAVDSSAQFLKLLTYRSSGRSLDFEKALELPGFYSARSKTAVLDSPITKLTDVWVLHARSDGSDINFWKVANLGGGEFEEPSSPAFETSVLNWADVRPYGLGTGRQILLPYRVNDPVHEYYWRIGKIGFKALNLSEQGMPVGIKDYGRSQRFEWANLQWRARLN; encoded by the coding sequence CGAGCGCGTGAAAAAAGTCCGGTCACCCGGTGTTACCGCCCTGTGGCTGGCAGTCGTGCTGCTCCTGACGGCTTGTCAGGCTCAGGTCAGCAGGCTTGCTCCAGAAGCCAATATTGCCGACCGGCAAAATTGTCACGGTGTCCACCTGGTCAATGTCGTTGCGCATATGGACGACGATCTGCTGTTTATTGATCCGCGGATTTCGCAAGTTCTGGCTGCCGGCGGCTGTGTGACCAGTATCTTCATGAACGGTGGCAGTTCTGGCGCCGGCTTCGACTATGTGCTGAAGCGCGAAAGCGCGTCGAGAAAAGCCTATGAAAAAATGCTGGGTTTTGCGACCGGATGGACGCCTAACCTGATATTCACTGATTCAGCCATTGTGATGAGCGTCAAGGCCAATGAGCGACCTGGATTGAAGCTCATATATTTGCGTGTGCCGGGAGGGGACGTTCGTGGTGGAGATGTGCCGCTGGCCGATTTGCTCGACCTCGATAAAACTGTTCGGAGTTGGCCCTATCTGGACTCGGCTTCAGGTCCGGTAAACCTCTACAGTCGAACATCTTTCGTGCAGCTCTTGACCGAACTGATCGTCAATGAAGGAGCCACCCGGGTGTATGCACTCAATCCGGACACCGTTGCGTACACGGAGCATCCTGACCATATTTATTCGGCACGTTTGACGCGCCTGGCCTTGCGCGGAATCAGTGCAGATATCCCGGTGATTTATCACGAGACCTATCCCTCGGCGGCCGTCGCTCCTAACGTGGACCCGGCAGCGGTGCAGGCGAAACGGCATGTTGTCGCCAGCTACTTTCACTTTGAAGGGGCTGAGCCAGTCAGCAGTGCGTACAGTGAAGCCACCTGGAATGGCAATTGGGTGGCGCGACTGAATTTCACGCTCAGCCATGCTCACGCCGCCGGGCCACTGGTCAATATCCCTTTCAGACCGCTAGTCAATTTCCAGACGCAACAGTGCCTGGTTGCCAATGGATTGGGGCAGCAGGTGACACTGGATGGATGTGAGCCAGACGCTGACCAGCGCTGGGCGTTTGTGCCCTCCGACATTGCAGTCGGCGCGAGCAGGGGAGTTGCGCTGCTGAAAACAGCCTCTGGCCATTGCATAGCGCGTCAGAATGGCCAATTGATCGAACGCGCATGTGAAAGCAATGAGCCCTCTCAACACTGGACTCCGTGGGATTTCGGGAAAATTTATGTTCCCGGAGCGCAGGGGCAATGCCTGGACGGAGTACAGCCGAGCTTGATAGCGGATTGCATGGAGTTTGCGGGTTCTACGTTGTGGGTGCGCAGCGTCGATAACATCGACAGCAATGATTCGATGGAAGTGGCGCTGACGGGGGATGTCATCGGTGACGGGACGAACCGGACGGTGCAAGTGCAGCGCCGGCAGGATGGTCCAGGTGTCGATATTTGGGTCACGTCGCTGGACGCAGACGCGATTGCATCCGAGAAATGGTATGAGAACAGACCTCCATTTGATCCAGACTCTTTTGATTCCGGGTGTGCTACAGCGATTTGCTACGACGCTACGCGCTATCTGCTGGCGGATTTCACAGGTGACGGCAAGGCTGATCTGATGGCGATATCGCCCGGAAAAGCTGACGAAACCATTTTCAGGCTATTGAAGAATGAAGGCGGGCATTTTGCTGATCCGATTATCTGGCGTTCGGTTCAGCAAGGGCATGCCTACCGGCAAGCTCAGCAATATCTGGCTGGCGACTTCAGAGGCGTCGGCAAGCAAGATGTGTTGATCGTGCAAACCCTGAATAACACAGTGTCCGATTTCTGGCTGATGGAGAATAAAGGGGCGAGTCTGGGCGTTCCTGCTCACTGGGGAGATGCCCGAAAAAACCCATTGCCGGCCCACTTCTACAGCGCCAGGCTGGACAACGATGGCAAAGATGATGTGCTCGCTGTTGATTCAAGTGCACAGTTCTTGAAGCTGCTCACCTACAGGAGTAGCGGCCGTTCTCTGGATTTTGAGAAAGCCTTGGAGTTGCCGGGCTTTTATTCTGCGCGTTCAAAGACCGCAGTGCTGGATTCGCCGATTACCAAACTGACCGATGTATGGGTGCTGCACGCTCGATCAGACGGTAGTGATATCAATTTCTGGAAAGTCGCAAATCTTGGCGGCGGAGAGTTCGAAGAGCCTTCGTCTCCGGCTTTCGAGACGAGCGTGCTTAATTGGGCCGACGTGCGGCCTTATGGGCTGGGGACGGGCAGGCAGATCCTGCTTCCCTATCGCGTCAACGATCCTGTGCATGAGTATTACTGGCGAATCGGGAAAATCGGCTTCAAGGCACTGAATCTGTCCGAGCAAGGTATGCCCGTCGGGATCAAGGATTATGGTCGCTCACAACGGTTTGAATGGGCGAACCTGCAGTGGCGAGCGCGTTTGAATTGA
- a CDS encoding EscU/YscU/HrcU family type III secretion system export apparatus switch protein, with amino-acid sequence MNDSTAPRQAIALKYDGNHAPTLTAKGDEELAEEILRIARDCEVPIYENAELVRLLARMELGDSIPEELYRTIAEIIAFAWNLKGKFPEGQDPDAPMVEKDVTERGDDY; translated from the coding sequence ATGAACGATTCCACTGCTCCACGCCAGGCCATCGCCCTCAAATACGACGGCAACCACGCCCCGACCCTCACCGCCAAGGGCGATGAGGAACTGGCCGAAGAAATCCTGCGCATCGCCCGCGATTGCGAAGTGCCGATCTATGAAAACGCCGAGCTGGTGCGGCTGTTGGCGCGGATGGAACTGGGCGACAGCATTCCCGAGGAGCTGTACCGCACGATCGCCGAGATCATCGCGTTCGCGTGGAATCTGAAGGGGAAATTCCCCGAGGGGCAGGATCCGGATGCGCCGATGGTCGAGAAGGACGTTACCGAACGCGGGGATGATTACTAG
- a CDS encoding flagellar hook-length control protein FliK: MTGEMNILPLPPTTPANTRPLVMSGELLKLLTPVEGLIGAGQSAQAEVLSLKQADQTFQLLLKVTVDGGRQTTVQASSNLPLPTGTNLAVTQPSAGNLAITVQQAIASSVAALTRIDTAQLPVGTLLQGKVLTSQTLPQVPGQPTVYRSLVSLLNTAQSGATLDIDSPTPLRIGTLLSALVEDSQTLKFVPLSSRQEQLAVSQQLLGQQTRQGSLDGLLNALQNLPSDDDQTSQDLRAAVTRLLANLPDVQQMSTAKGVALALANSGAFLEAKLLTGQNPALAPDMKADLLKLIAQLSPGAPGNASFNAIIAANTLAQALPSFVRNALGTLGQVSAKPLPNSFPLPDRLLQSLEGEGDLEHLLRLAAAAVSRLQSHQLSSLEQTGLTDDGRLLSTWQLEIPMRNLQDIVPLQVKFQREEAPEREPQPNERRDEREPKQQLWRVDLAFDMEPLGPMQIQAQLIAGSLSSQLWAERPYTADLIETNLFALRQRLLDRGLNVGDLDCHLGTPPQGNQTRLEHRWVDETA; the protein is encoded by the coding sequence ATGACAGGCGAAATGAACATCCTCCCGCTGCCGCCCACCACCCCGGCGAACACGCGTCCGCTGGTGATGAGCGGTGAGTTGCTCAAGCTGTTGACCCCGGTCGAAGGCTTGATCGGCGCCGGGCAAAGCGCCCAGGCCGAGGTGTTGTCACTCAAGCAGGCGGATCAGACCTTTCAACTGCTGCTCAAGGTGACCGTCGACGGCGGCCGGCAGACCACCGTGCAAGCCAGCAGCAACCTGCCGTTGCCGACCGGCACCAACCTGGCCGTCACCCAGCCGTCGGCGGGCAATCTGGCGATCACCGTGCAACAGGCGATTGCCAGCAGCGTCGCCGCCCTCACCCGCATCGACACCGCGCAGTTGCCGGTCGGCACGCTGCTGCAAGGCAAGGTGCTGACCTCGCAGACACTGCCGCAAGTGCCGGGACAGCCGACGGTGTACCGCTCACTGGTGAGCCTGCTCAACACCGCGCAAAGTGGCGCCACACTGGACATCGACAGCCCGACACCACTGCGCATCGGCACCCTGCTCTCGGCACTGGTCGAAGACTCGCAAACCCTCAAGTTCGTGCCACTGAGCAGCCGTCAGGAGCAATTGGCGGTGAGCCAGCAACTGCTCGGCCAGCAGACTCGCCAAGGTTCGCTGGACGGTTTGCTCAATGCTCTGCAAAACCTGCCGAGCGACGACGATCAGACCTCGCAGGATCTGCGCGCTGCCGTCACGCGCCTGCTCGCCAACCTGCCCGATGTGCAGCAAATGAGCACCGCCAAAGGCGTGGCGCTGGCCCTGGCCAACAGCGGCGCCTTCCTCGAAGCCAAATTGCTGACCGGACAGAATCCGGCGCTGGCCCCGGACATGAAAGCCGATCTGCTCAAGCTGATCGCGCAACTGTCGCCGGGTGCGCCGGGCAATGCCAGTTTCAACGCGATCATCGCCGCCAACACGCTGGCGCAAGCTCTGCCGAGCTTCGTGCGCAACGCCCTCGGCACCCTCGGTCAGGTCAGCGCCAAACCGCTGCCCAACAGTTTCCCGCTGCCCGACCGCCTGCTGCAAAGCCTCGAAGGTGAAGGCGATCTGGAACATCTGCTGCGCCTCGCCGCGGCAGCCGTGTCGCGCCTGCAAAGCCATCAACTGTCGAGCCTGGAACAGACCGGGCTCACCGACGATGGTCGCCTGCTCAGCACCTGGCAGCTGGAAATCCCCATGCGCAACCTGCAGGACATCGTGCCGTTGCAGGTCAAGTTTCAGCGCGAAGAAGCGCCGGAAAGAGAACCGCAACCCAACGAACGCCGTGACGAACGCGAACCCAAACAGCAGCTGTGGCGCGTCGACCTGGCGTTCGACATGGAGCCGTTGGGGCCGATGCAGATTCAGGCGCAGTTGATTGCCGGCAGCCTGTCGAGTCAGCTCTGGGCCGAGCGCCCATACACCGCCGACCTGATCGAAACCAATCTGTTCGCCCTGCGTCAGCGCCTGCTCGATCGCGGGCTGAATGTCGGCGATCTCGATTGCCACCTCGGCACCCCGCCGCAAGGCAATCAAACCCGCCTCGAACACCGCTGGGTCGACGAAACCGCATGA
- the ccmA gene encoding cytochrome c biogenesis heme-transporting ATPase CcmA, with protein MTSPVLQTVALACERDLRLLFENLELRLASGDMVQISGPNGSGKTSLLRLLSGLMQPTSGQVLLNGQPLTAQPSELARNLLWIGHAAGIKDLLTPEENLSWLCALHRPAGREAIWQALAAVGLRGFEDVPCHTLSAGQQRRVALARLYLDSPPLWILDEPFTALDKQGVAQLEEHLAGHCERGGLVVLTTHHTLSRMPAGYRDIDLGNWAV; from the coding sequence TTGACCAGTCCTGTCCTGCAAACCGTTGCCCTTGCCTGTGAGCGAGACCTGCGGCTGCTCTTCGAAAATCTCGAATTGCGACTGGCCAGTGGCGATATGGTGCAGATCAGCGGTCCCAACGGCAGCGGCAAGACCAGCCTGCTGCGCCTGTTGTCCGGGTTGATGCAGCCGACCAGCGGTCAGGTGCTGCTCAACGGCCAGCCCTTGACTGCACAACCGAGCGAACTGGCGCGCAACCTGCTGTGGATCGGCCACGCTGCCGGGATCAAGGACCTGCTGACCCCGGAAGAGAACCTGTCCTGGCTCTGCGCTCTGCATCGGCCGGCCGGGCGCGAGGCGATCTGGCAGGCGCTGGCAGCCGTAGGATTGCGCGGATTCGAAGATGTTCCCTGCCACACCCTGTCCGCCGGTCAGCAACGCCGCGTGGCGCTGGCGCGGCTGTATCTGGACAGCCCGCCGCTGTGGATTCTCGACGAGCCGTTCACCGCGCTCGACAAACAGGGCGTGGCGCAGCTTGAAGAACACTTGGCCGGGCACTGCGAGCGCGGCGGTCTGGTGGTTCTGACCACGCACCACACACTGAGCCGGATGCCGGCCGGTTATCGCGATATCGATCTGGGGAACTGGGCAGTATGA
- the ccmB gene encoding heme exporter protein CcmB: protein MSVFGLLVARESRLLFRRPAELANPLIFFAIVIALFPLAVGPETQVLQNLSPGLVWVAALLSVLLSLDGLFRSDFEDGSLEQWVLSPHPLPLLVLAKVLAHWLFSGLALVLLSPLLALMLGLPVACLPVLLLSLLLGTPVLSLLGAVGAALTVGLKRGGLLLALLILPLYIPVLILGSGALQAALQGMPATGYLLWLGSLTALAITLTPFAIAAGLKISVGE from the coding sequence ATGAGTGTGTTCGGCCTGCTGGTTGCCCGTGAGTCCCGTTTGCTGTTTCGTCGCCCGGCGGAACTGGCCAATCCGCTGATTTTCTTCGCCATCGTCATCGCCTTGTTCCCGCTGGCCGTCGGCCCGGAAACTCAAGTCTTGCAAAACCTGTCCCCGGGGTTAGTCTGGGTGGCCGCGTTGTTGTCGGTCCTGCTTTCGCTGGACGGACTGTTTCGCAGTGATTTCGAAGATGGCTCCCTGGAACAGTGGGTCCTTTCGCCGCACCCGCTGCCCCTACTGGTGCTGGCCAAGGTGCTGGCACACTGGCTGTTCTCGGGACTGGCACTGGTTCTGCTCTCGCCGTTGCTGGCGTTGATGCTCGGTTTGCCGGTCGCCTGCCTGCCGGTGTTGCTGTTGTCGTTGCTGCTGGGTACACCGGTGCTGAGCCTGCTCGGTGCGGTGGGCGCGGCGCTGACGGTTGGTTTGAAACGCGGCGGCCTTTTGCTGGCGTTGCTGATTCTGCCGTTGTACATCCCGGTGTTGATCCTGGGCAGTGGCGCCTTGCAGGCCGCCTTGCAAGGCATGCCGGCGACCGGGTATCTGCTGTGGCTGGGTAGCCTGACCGCCCTGGCGATCACCCTGACACCTTTTGCAATAGCTGCTGGCCTGAAGATCAGCGTCGGCGAATAA
- a CDS encoding heme ABC transporter permease, with protein MNWTWFHKLGSPKWFYGISSRFLPWLSIAALLLISVGVVWGLAFAPPDYQQGNSFRIIYIHVPAAMLAQSIYVMLAVCGVVGLVWKMKLADVALQCAAPIGAWMTAVALVTGAIWGKPTWGSWWVWDARLTSMLILLFLYFGVIALGNAISNRDSAAKACAVLAIVGVINIPIIKYSVEWWNTLHQGATFTLTEKPAMPAEMWLPLLLTVLGFYCFFGAVLLLRMRLEVLKREARASWVKEEVQNSLEAAR; from the coding sequence ATGAACTGGACCTGGTTTCACAAGCTCGGCTCGCCCAAGTGGTTCTACGGCATCAGCAGCCGGTTTCTGCCGTGGCTGAGCATCGCCGCGTTGCTGCTGATCAGCGTTGGCGTCGTCTGGGGCCTGGCCTTCGCGCCGCCGGATTATCAGCAGGGCAACAGCTTCCGCATCATCTACATCCACGTGCCGGCGGCGATGCTGGCGCAGTCGATCTACGTGATGCTGGCGGTATGCGGCGTGGTCGGGCTGGTGTGGAAAATGAAACTGGCCGACGTCGCCCTGCAATGCGCGGCGCCGATCGGCGCGTGGATGACCGCCGTGGCGCTGGTCACCGGGGCGATCTGGGGCAAGCCGACCTGGGGCTCGTGGTGGGTCTGGGATGCGCGGCTGACGTCGATGCTGATTCTGCTGTTCCTGTATTTCGGGGTGATTGCGCTGGGCAACGCCATCAGCAACCGCGACAGCGCCGCCAAGGCCTGCGCGGTGCTGGCGATCGTCGGGGTGATCAACATTCCGATCATCAAGTACTCGGTGGAGTGGTGGAACACCCTGCACCAGGGCGCGACCTTCACCCTTACGGAAAAACCCGCGATGCCCGCCGAAATGTGGCTGCCGCTGCTGCTGACGGTGCTGGGGTTCTACTGCTTCTTCGGCGCCGTGCTGTTGTTGCGCATGCGCCTCGAAGTGCTCAAGCGCGAAGCCCGCGCCAGTTGGGTCAAAGAAGAAGTGCAGAACAGCCTGGAGGCCGCGCGATGA
- the ccmD gene encoding heme exporter protein CcmD, translating to MSFASFGDFLAMGHHGLYVWSAYGICLTVLILNVVAPIAARKRYLQQEARRLRRENGK from the coding sequence ATGAGTTTTGCTTCATTCGGCGACTTCCTCGCCATGGGCCACCATGGCCTGTATGTCTGGTCGGCCTACGGCATCTGTCTGACGGTGCTGATCCTCAACGTGGTCGCACCGATCGCGGCCCGCAAGCGCTATCTGCAACAAGAGGCGCGTCGTCTGCGCCGGGAGAACGGCAAGTGA
- the ccmE gene encoding cytochrome c maturation protein CcmE — protein sequence MNPLRKKRLTLILAILVGVGAAVGLALSALQENINLFYTPTQIANGEAPHDTRIRAGGMVEKGSLQRSPDSLDVKFVVTDFNKAVTITYRGILPDLFREGQGIVALGKLNADGVVVADEVLAKHDEKYMPPEVTKALKDSGQSAPTPAKEG from the coding sequence GTGAATCCGCTGCGCAAAAAACGTCTGACCCTCATTCTGGCGATCCTGGTCGGGGTCGGCGCTGCCGTCGGCCTGGCCCTGAGCGCCCTGCAGGAAAACATCAACCTGTTTTACACGCCGACCCAGATCGCCAACGGTGAAGCGCCGCACGACACGCGCATCCGCGCCGGCGGCATGGTCGAGAAGGGCTCGCTGCAACGTTCGCCGGACTCGCTGGACGTCAAATTCGTTGTCACCGACTTCAACAAAGCCGTGACCATCACCTACCGCGGGATCCTCCCGGATCTGTTCCGCGAAGGGCAGGGCATTGTCGCCCTGGGCAAACTTAACGCCGACGGCGTGGTGGTGGCCGATGAAGTGCTGGCCAAGCACGACGAGAAGTACATGCCGCCGGAAGTGACCAAAGCGCTGAAAGACAGTGGTCAATCGGCACCGACCCCAGCGAAGGAGGGTTGA